From the genome of Lentimonas sp. CC4, one region includes:
- a CDS encoding dienelactone hydrolase family protein translates to MKLIHLHVSLALFFISLASQLVAAERPNIIYILADDMGYGDVQVLTSLPANQLPKSGLSSATPVLIHTIVVAPSPRELLSGFPAPIGGAIQHQGALGPYGNLKPTNDTEFNNTIDDVFSPRNNFYFPRQISSRRIITFLSQQPQVNPEAIGVTGHSTGGALATQVSIDPRIKAAVPSMGGAGGLYLEHPHLTGNVRNQGNFKGDDLEIVKATVDGYAYYKKMHAPVLAVSCTNDFNAPDWNFIQSLKLATVDKRFSCAANLSHKSLPEVA, encoded by the coding sequence ATGAAACTGATTCACTTACACGTATCCCTAGCTCTATTTTTCATATCGCTTGCAAGCCAACTGGTAGCGGCTGAACGACCAAACATTATCTACATCTTAGCCGATGATATGGGCTATGGTGACGTGCAGGTGCTCACCAGCCTGCCGGCGAACCAGTTGCCGAAGAGTGGGCTAAGCTCGGCTACGCCAGTTTTAATCCACACAATAGTGGTGGCCCCATCACCGAGGGAACTGTTGTCGGGCTTCCCAGCACCGATTGGGGGGGCGATCCAACACCAGGGCGCGCTTGGGCCCTATGGAAACCTGAAACCGACCAACGATACCGAGTTCAATAATACCATTGATGATGTGTTTAGCCCTCGAAACAATTTCTACTTTCCGCGGCAAATCAGCTCGCGGCGTATTATTACCTTTCTCAGCCAGCAACCACAGGTTAATCCGGAGGCCATTGGCGTCACTGGGCATTCCACGGGTGGAGCATTGGCCACACAGGTGAGTATCGATCCTCGCATTAAAGCGGCAGTGCCCTCAATGGGGGGTGCCGGCGGACTCTATTTGGAACATCCGCATCTTACCGGAAATGTCCGCAATCAGGGGAATTTCAAAGGCGATGATCTGGAAATCGTGAAGGCCACAGTCGATGGTTACGCATACTACAAGAAGATGCACGCGCCGGTCCTCGCAGTCAGTTGCACCAACGATTTCAATGCACCGGATTGGAATTTTATCCAGTCGCTTAAATTAGCCACAGTCGATAAGCGCTTCAGTTGTGCTGCGAACCTAAGCCACAAAAGCTTACCGGAAGTCGCCTAA
- a CDS encoding sulfatase, whose product MNVQKLKAQPISRLNQYILSLFVAAFSLIAGVCCATAEKPNVVVFLVDDLGYMDVSPNNPNCFYETPNIEALASAGMRFTDGYAANPVCSPTRYSLMTGRYPTRVGVTNFFPKSKGAKLRSGTFNPAPLTEEMPLDEVTLADAFRAQGYATFFAGKWHLGHGEAFFPLNRGFDINIGGNHNGGPYTGKKYFAPFNNPQMEEESPAGEHMPARLARETVSFIQSNKDRPFFAYFSFYSVHTPLMGRPDLVAKYKEKAKQISGKEFDQVSAASGKKSKRRILQKHAVYAAMVEAMDEAVGEVIQALKDADVWDHTIIVFTSDNGGLATSEGLPTSNLPFNGGKGWVFEGGIREPWIIRYPGVTEEGSISDAQICSIDLFPTLVAAAGYEAQHEIDGLDLRPVLDGGALDRDALYWHYPHYSNQGGIPGGAIRMGDYKLVEDFEDGSVALFNLQQDIGETKDLCAAQPERVSEMRARLHAWYEKYDAEFLRPKGKDGPMPWRP is encoded by the coding sequence ATGAATGTCCAAAAGCTTAAGGCTCAACCCATATCTCGTCTCAATCAGTATATTTTATCACTGTTTGTAGCGGCGTTTTCTTTGATTGCTGGTGTCTGCTGTGCAACGGCAGAAAAGCCAAATGTGGTCGTCTTCCTCGTCGATGATCTTGGTTATATGGACGTCAGCCCGAATAACCCGAACTGTTTCTACGAGACCCCGAATATCGAGGCCTTGGCGAGTGCTGGAATGCGTTTTACTGATGGCTACGCCGCTAATCCGGTGTGTTCGCCGACTCGCTATAGTTTAATGACGGGCCGGTATCCGACACGTGTTGGCGTGACCAACTTTTTCCCGAAGTCCAAAGGGGCGAAGTTACGCAGCGGCACTTTCAATCCCGCACCGTTGACCGAAGAGATGCCTCTAGACGAGGTAACGCTGGCTGATGCTTTTCGAGCGCAGGGCTATGCGACCTTTTTTGCTGGCAAGTGGCACCTCGGGCATGGCGAAGCGTTTTTTCCACTCAATCGTGGTTTCGATATTAATATCGGCGGTAATCACAATGGAGGCCCCTATACGGGCAAAAAGTATTTCGCGCCTTTTAATAATCCTCAAATGGAAGAGGAAAGCCCTGCAGGCGAGCACATGCCCGCACGTCTGGCACGTGAAACGGTGAGCTTTATCCAATCAAACAAGGACCGACCTTTTTTTGCCTATTTCTCCTTTTATTCGGTGCATACACCTCTGATGGGGCGTCCGGACTTGGTCGCGAAATATAAAGAGAAGGCGAAGCAGATTTCCGGTAAAGAGTTCGATCAGGTTTCTGCTGCGAGTGGTAAAAAAAGCAAGCGGCGCATCCTGCAAAAACATGCGGTCTATGCCGCGATGGTGGAAGCGATGGACGAAGCAGTCGGCGAAGTCATCCAAGCTTTAAAGGACGCAGACGTTTGGGATCATACCATCATCGTGTTCACATCAGACAATGGCGGGCTCGCCACCTCGGAGGGATTGCCGACCAGCAATCTACCTTTCAACGGCGGTAAGGGCTGGGTGTTCGAAGGAGGGATTCGCGAACCATGGATTATACGCTATCCAGGAGTCACCGAAGAGGGCTCTATCAGTGATGCGCAGATCTGCTCGATCGATCTGTTTCCCACCTTGGTGGCCGCGGCCGGATATGAGGCGCAGCATGAAATCGACGGTTTGGATTTACGCCCGGTGTTAGACGGTGGCGCGCTCGATCGTGACGCACTTTACTGGCACTACCCACATTATAGTAATCAAGGCGGCATCCCAGGTGGTGCAATACGCATGGGAGACTACAAACTGGTTGAGGATTTCGAAGATGGCAGCGTGGCACTGTTTAATTTGCAGCAGGATATCGGCGAAACAAAGGATCTCTGCGCTGCGCAGCCCGAACGCGTGAGCGAGATGCGTGCGCGACTCCATGCATGGTATGAAAAATACGATGCAGAGTTTCTTCGTCCCAAAGGTAAAGATGGTCCCATGCCTTGGCGGCCATAG
- a CDS encoding sulfatase, with the protein MFGRSPKLIPLFLLLTVGYLPASPLVAKPTNFILIYADDLGYGDLSCYGAEGYQTPELDAMAKQGMRFTDFSTSSSICTPSRAGLLTGRYAQRWGHNGRVYFPTSQDGMPEFEVTIAEVLKGAGYQTALVGKWHLGHQPRFLPTNQGFDFYYGIPYSNDMWQDPETPLAEDAVFTAGKTREDYLNYDVNNNANRNLVPLMLGTEVIEWPVDQSTLIRRYTEQAQAFIVANKEQPFFLYFAHAMPHIPLFASEAFKGKTERGLFGDVIEELDWSVGQVLQTLRENGLAENTLVIFTSDNGPWLSKKKDAGNAGSLRNGKFSVYEGGCRVPAIAWQPGSVPANVLCEEQVSTLDLMPTFAAIAGTQAPADRPIDGLNIEAVLSGQFTEAPQRDYFLYRGPAIRVGDWKYIKQKGKAELFNLSNDKEEQHNLVRENPEKAQELAKRLTEVTAQLNQTKK; encoded by the coding sequence ATGTTCGGACGTTCCCCAAAGCTCATCCCTCTATTTCTCTTGCTTACGGTCGGTTATCTGCCCGCATCGCCTTTGGTCGCGAAACCGACAAATTTCATCTTGATCTATGCCGATGACTTGGGCTATGGTGACCTCAGCTGTTATGGTGCTGAGGGGTATCAGACGCCAGAGCTCGATGCGATGGCGAAGCAGGGGATGCGTTTTACTGATTTTTCGACGTCGAGTTCGATCTGCACGCCTTCTCGGGCGGGCTTGTTGACTGGGCGCTATGCGCAGCGTTGGGGGCACAACGGCAGGGTGTATTTCCCAACGAGTCAGGATGGTATGCCAGAATTCGAGGTGACCATCGCGGAAGTCCTCAAGGGTGCCGGATACCAAACAGCACTTGTCGGAAAATGGCATCTCGGCCATCAACCACGGTTTCTACCGACCAATCAAGGCTTCGATTTCTACTACGGTATCCCTTATAGCAATGACATGTGGCAAGATCCGGAAACGCCACTTGCCGAGGATGCCGTGTTTACCGCGGGCAAGACGCGTGAGGATTATCTCAATTACGACGTAAACAATAATGCGAATCGCAACTTGGTGCCATTGATGCTCGGCACCGAGGTGATAGAATGGCCCGTGGATCAGTCGACTTTGATACGCCGCTATACTGAGCAAGCGCAGGCGTTTATCGTCGCGAATAAAGAGCAACCGTTTTTCCTCTATTTCGCGCATGCCATGCCGCACATCCCATTGTTTGCTTCAGAGGCGTTCAAAGGAAAGACCGAGCGTGGGCTGTTCGGTGATGTGATCGAAGAGCTCGATTGGTCGGTGGGGCAGGTGCTTCAAACACTACGTGAGAACGGTCTCGCTGAAAATACGCTGGTTATCTTCACCTCGGACAACGGGCCATGGTTGTCGAAGAAGAAAGATGCCGGGAATGCTGGCTCCTTGCGCAACGGCAAGTTTAGCGTCTACGAAGGGGGCTGTCGCGTGCCCGCCATTGCATGGCAACCAGGCAGCGTGCCTGCCAATGTGCTCTGCGAGGAGCAAGTTTCCACGCTCGACCTAATGCCGACCTTTGCCGCCATCGCCGGCACACAAGCACCAGCGGATCGTCCCATCGACGGTCTTAATATTGAGGCGGTGTTATCCGGGCAATTTACCGAAGCTCCCCAGCGGGATTATTTCCTCTATCGTGGCCCTGCGATTCGTGTCGGCGACTGGAAATACATCAAGCAGAAGGGCAAGGCTGAGCTGTTTAATTTATCGAACGATAAGGAAGAGCAGCACAACTTGGTTCGCGAGAATCCTGAGAAAGCTCAGGAGTTAGCGAAGCGCTTAACCGAAGTGACTGCTCAGCTGAATCAGACAAAGAAATGA
- a CDS encoding LamG domain-containing protein: MPKFHYALLPCLLLLAACSEKPTSVPQQSAASKPTVISESPAPIPEKTPAPQVEARSTSPNFPVIEGAPLLNPRNYSFGYWLNGFRKNANDTSPDQLAIETGYYGLVLDLAHLDQARFGRITGTKNYASGLETGTSKLEQLQPAELSIQLASSGKVFTAKHCVTGPISDARRLQDTRLWESARYLQNFEIQHIVFEDDEGNELSCNARLQVVGWPDSLTLSAEITPTPPFIDGATFGVVGNAHAVVQAPLTLNNVSKPSAETFSMECWVNVPQNPAKQNNGPLVSKNGGQNEDGHIGFTIRGSRTEASMNIGGGPRNRHILREQNHKLFKLDDWNHLVLTYDGTTMRYYVNGRLESSKTIDKARTPVSGSIQLGSVDEKNTTTYGKFDQVRLWNRTLSEDEIEAHNAHPETLANKTGLHYEKTFDTRSDPKPTEYVWRDVITRIQLTTSDQTWEERSPAIEAWDMGDSKTLTLNCDLTPETPATRNSTVTVHTADGQTIKSVFQPDLDCQVAEVKKLNRDWKTGYTDIRNYDEFTLEIDNADGNAQEVPFMLYLRKVANITGLVPILCYEDGTPTGIPVQLSKNWHYGKLGSYLRAYALLPAQPGKQSYKLRIAYGFYGNLPSASHAQLSLVGYGGNSRWDQLAIGCWGETICFDVDRSCVDVGITDVRMLMARIGADGKKWSWTNAGWGGDWLLVNDANGKRHHPNELKTAYFAHGPCLTDVKYNGNYGSQREVSFDAEVQTLRTDDYARTFQKFNYTFEKEVSAEGAWLFKMGRTSGYTCPTLAYGNAAGLIKSEAAAITLQRGDYLIEQQELTGAAPWWVSFPGASQTRDDGKGNGYRALVIRGYRATFGGKTYTQPTISAPVHQTNKDISPNIDLLLTAPKGVTRFMPGDTIEMDLEWITLHREADDYYGPNEAYREHLIANPNAWQTTYREAIGNDLKVAVIGGTLTNNYPIKIQAQSGEIQVQVKGGVGYVPIRFAGLATSTGYTLYQVVDGKEQALDQSVHGNDFWQTDYDAQTNSYSRVYNLPLDGLESSAWVLKAKP; the protein is encoded by the coding sequence ATGCCTAAATTCCACTACGCACTCTTACCTTGCCTGCTACTACTAGCTGCCTGCTCCGAAAAGCCAACCAGCGTCCCTCAGCAGTCTGCTGCGTCTAAGCCTACGGTCATTAGCGAAAGCCCCGCCCCTATCCCCGAAAAGACTCCAGCCCCGCAAGTCGAAGCACGCTCGACGTCACCGAACTTCCCTGTCATTGAAGGCGCTCCACTGCTCAACCCACGCAACTACAGCTTTGGCTATTGGCTCAACGGGTTTCGTAAAAATGCCAACGACACATCCCCTGATCAGCTCGCGATCGAAACCGGCTACTACGGGCTCGTGCTTGATTTAGCCCATCTCGATCAAGCTCGCTTCGGCCGAATCACCGGCACTAAAAACTATGCCTCTGGCCTAGAAACAGGAACCAGCAAATTAGAGCAACTCCAGCCAGCTGAACTCTCGATTCAGCTCGCCAGTTCTGGTAAAGTATTCACTGCCAAGCACTGCGTTACTGGCCCCATAAGTGATGCCCGTCGCCTACAGGACACCCGCCTCTGGGAATCAGCTCGCTACCTTCAGAATTTTGAAATACAGCATATCGTCTTTGAGGATGATGAAGGCAATGAACTCAGTTGCAATGCACGCCTACAAGTCGTCGGCTGGCCGGACTCCCTAACCTTAAGCGCCGAAATAACACCAACACCCCCCTTCATCGACGGAGCCACATTCGGCGTTGTCGGCAACGCGCACGCGGTCGTGCAAGCGCCCCTCACCCTGAACAACGTCAGCAAGCCGAGCGCAGAAACATTTAGTATGGAATGCTGGGTCAACGTTCCACAAAACCCGGCCAAGCAAAACAATGGCCCTCTGGTAAGTAAAAATGGCGGTCAAAACGAGGATGGCCACATCGGCTTCACCATACGCGGCAGTCGCACCGAAGCCTCTATGAACATCGGCGGTGGGCCACGCAATCGTCACATATTGAGAGAACAAAATCACAAGCTTTTCAAATTAGACGACTGGAACCACTTAGTGCTCACTTATGATGGAACAACCATGCGCTATTACGTCAATGGACGGCTCGAAAGCAGTAAGACCATCGACAAAGCACGCACGCCAGTCTCAGGAAGCATTCAGCTCGGGTCGGTTGACGAAAAAAACACCACAACCTACGGCAAGTTCGATCAAGTGCGCCTCTGGAACCGCACCCTTAGCGAGGACGAAATCGAAGCGCACAACGCACACCCTGAAACCCTTGCGAACAAAACCGGACTCCACTACGAAAAGACCTTTGATACTCGATCGGATCCCAAGCCGACTGAATATGTCTGGCGCGATGTCATCACGCGTATCCAGCTAACAACTAGCGATCAAACATGGGAAGAACGTTCACCTGCCATCGAGGCATGGGACATGGGCGACTCCAAAACACTCACACTGAACTGCGACCTGACTCCCGAAACGCCAGCGACTCGCAACAGCACAGTGACGGTGCACACTGCAGATGGCCAAACCATCAAGTCTGTGTTCCAACCCGATCTGGACTGCCAAGTCGCCGAGGTAAAAAAACTCAACCGTGACTGGAAGACGGGCTATACTGACATTCGCAATTACGACGAGTTCACTCTCGAAATCGACAATGCCGATGGTAACGCGCAGGAAGTGCCGTTCATGCTCTACCTTCGCAAAGTGGCCAACATCACCGGCCTCGTGCCGATACTCTGTTACGAAGATGGCACGCCCACTGGCATTCCAGTGCAACTCAGTAAGAACTGGCACTACGGCAAGCTCGGGTCTTACTTGCGCGCTTACGCCCTACTCCCCGCACAGCCCGGCAAGCAAAGCTATAAGCTGCGCATTGCCTATGGATTTTACGGTAACTTACCATCCGCTTCACACGCGCAACTCTCACTTGTCGGCTACGGCGGTAATAGCCGCTGGGATCAACTCGCAATCGGCTGCTGGGGCGAAACCATTTGCTTCGACGTAGATCGTAGCTGCGTGGATGTCGGCATTACCGATGTGCGCATGCTCATGGCTCGCATCGGAGCGGACGGTAAAAAATGGAGCTGGACAAATGCCGGTTGGGGCGGCGACTGGCTACTCGTGAACGACGCCAATGGTAAACGTCACCACCCGAATGAACTGAAGACCGCCTACTTTGCGCATGGCCCCTGTCTCACAGATGTTAAATACAACGGCAACTACGGCAGTCAGCGCGAAGTCTCCTTCGATGCCGAAGTTCAAACCTTACGCACGGATGACTATGCGAGAACCTTCCAGAAATTTAACTACACCTTTGAGAAGGAAGTTTCGGCAGAAGGCGCATGGCTCTTCAAGATGGGGCGCACGAGTGGCTACACCTGCCCCACGCTCGCCTACGGTAACGCAGCAGGACTCATCAAATCAGAAGCGGCAGCAATCACTCTGCAACGCGGCGACTATCTAATTGAGCAGCAGGAGTTGACTGGTGCCGCGCCATGGTGGGTCAGCTTCCCTGGAGCAAGCCAGACCCGCGATGACGGCAAGGGCAACGGCTACCGCGCCTTAGTCATTCGAGGCTATCGTGCGACCTTCGGCGGAAAAACTTATACCCAACCAACCATCAGCGCACCAGTTCACCAAACCAACAAAGACATTAGCCCGAATATTGACTTACTGCTCACCGCACCGAAGGGAGTCACCCGCTTCATGCCCGGCGATACCATAGAGATGGATCTCGAATGGATCACACTGCACCGCGAAGCCGACGACTACTACGGCCCGAACGAAGCCTACCGCGAACATCTGATCGCCAATCCGAACGCATGGCAAACCACTTACCGCGAAGCCATTGGCAACGATCTGAAAGTAGCAGTGATAGGTGGCACACTCACCAACAATTACCCGATCAAGATCCAAGCACAATCCGGTGAGATACAGGTTCAAGTCAAAGGCGGCGTAGGCTATGTGCCGATTCGCTTCGCTGGCCTAGCGACCTCCACCGGCTACACGCTGTATCAAGTCGTCGATGGTAAAGAACAAGCACTCGACCAATCCGTTCACGGCAATGACTTCTGGCAAACCGACTACGACGCACAGACCAATTCCTACAGCCGCGTCTACAATCTCCCTCTCGATGGATTAGAGTCCTCAGCTTGGGTGCTAAAGGCGAAGCCCTAA
- a CDS encoding putative glycoside hydrolase, whose product MAKSEGALTHTEASYLAENCPIIIFDKSMEHALREDQSEVTVERAARQIKAINPGAQVYGYWNSIIAYNLYAAFDTFDANKEQWALRNADGSIYMKRGRRPCYDLSQEAVRNWWVDCAEQMLSEDSSLDGLLIDALPAASHSTQKHLWGSEKSAAIEVGLTEMVRQLDARVSDSKQLIYNGAGARLSKWEDRGLRFLESFDGVLFEHFCGCSTRDPKTGDLKTESLLDDLATMRRAVEAGKTVFVKAWPRSLPCLNLDIPITNEQATADLEFPLACFLLAAGDNCYFLYNWGYHNQDGQYPNYPEYQKPLGPPQGTMAEIEPGVYIRSFQHAQVYVNLNEESASIDWHSQSQ is encoded by the coding sequence ATGGCCAAAAGCGAAGGTGCTTTAACGCATACAGAAGCGAGCTATCTGGCCGAGAACTGCCCCATCATCATTTTTGATAAAAGTATGGAGCACGCGCTCCGAGAAGATCAATCGGAAGTTACAGTCGAGCGCGCAGCTAGACAGATCAAGGCAATCAATCCAGGCGCACAGGTTTACGGCTATTGGAATTCGATCATTGCCTACAATCTCTATGCTGCCTTCGACACCTTTGACGCAAACAAAGAGCAATGGGCATTACGCAACGCCGACGGCTCAATCTACATGAAGCGTGGACGCCGCCCCTGCTATGATTTGAGCCAGGAAGCAGTGCGTAATTGGTGGGTGGATTGCGCGGAGCAGATGCTCTCCGAAGATAGCTCCCTCGACGGATTACTCATCGATGCGCTCCCAGCTGCCAGCCACAGCACGCAGAAGCATTTGTGGGGTAGCGAAAAATCTGCTGCGATCGAAGTCGGGCTGACAGAAATGGTTCGCCAGCTAGACGCCCGAGTTAGCGACTCCAAGCAACTCATCTACAATGGTGCCGGTGCTCGCCTCAGCAAGTGGGAGGATCGTGGCCTACGCTTCTTAGAGTCTTTTGATGGCGTGCTGTTTGAGCACTTCTGTGGCTGCAGCACACGCGACCCTAAGACAGGCGACCTTAAAACAGAAAGCTTACTAGATGATCTAGCCACCATGCGCCGCGCCGTAGAAGCAGGTAAGACCGTATTCGTCAAAGCCTGGCCCCGCAGCCTGCCCTGTCTTAATTTAGACATCCCCATCACCAACGAACAAGCCACCGCCGATCTCGAGTTCCCACTGGCCTGCTTCCTACTCGCTGCAGGTGACAATTGCTACTTCCTCTATAATTGGGGCTACCACAACCAGGACGGGCAATACCCAAACTACCCCGAATACCAAAAGCCGCTCGGCCCACCGCAAGGCACCATGGCCGAAATCGAACCCGGGGTATATATCCGCAGTTTTCAACACGCTCAAGTCTACGTAAATTTAAACGAAGAATCCGCCAGTATTGACTGGCATTCGCAGTCACAATAA
- a CDS encoding sulfatase — translation MKIKLIPVTLLLSALSLSTLAATESGRPAQPNIVLLLTDDLGWQDVKCYDIDEPSPMETPNIDALAKQGVMFWQGYSPAPTCAPTRCAIMSGNHPARAQKTHVVGGGPPTAYNKTAHRMMAPWYSGRMPEGEMTIARALQQSGYATGHCGKWHMAINHNAYPQPEHQGFDWTRHNLGTTKRMPNRLTDFATREAGDPYQLDENGFPYHQNSEDAMEFVREHKDQPFFLYYATWLVHTPIHTRSEELLQKYCKKLGVELPENPKEWKGEGQTNPFYCAMVEELDYYVGRFLDYLNTTEDPRWPGHMLIENTYLIFTSDNGGMEQHPGEIITDNAPLARGKISAMEGGTRVPLIITGPGIDAGVQSDVMVNGLDFFPTILALTGSKTPADKQFDGIDISNLLLTDPTNPSLVKEADGSVRDTMMWHFPNSIALESTLRIGDFKLVRNYDHVNNKHSPALELYRLYNTTNGKQERSDIEEAINLADSMPEKAQAMNQRLTQVLEEMQASYPYYNPDYKFALPNKENVCTILTGVQEGDTVRFTYTENGAKVVRANLLYTLNGGDRYEEWFRTPAEIVSEGQVTAQIPEGATHVVINLIDENQFLVSYPEVIDMMTRSKTKVNYSETALPVR, via the coding sequence ATGAAGATTAAATTGATACCCGTAACTCTACTCCTGAGTGCACTGTCTTTGAGCACACTTGCTGCTACGGAGAGCGGACGTCCTGCACAGCCAAATATTGTGCTACTGCTGACCGATGATCTTGGCTGGCAAGATGTGAAATGCTACGACATCGATGAACCTTCGCCGATGGAGACGCCTAATATCGATGCGCTCGCGAAGCAGGGGGTCATGTTTTGGCAGGGCTATTCCCCAGCGCCGACCTGTGCACCGACGCGTTGCGCGATTATGAGTGGCAACCATCCAGCGCGGGCCCAAAAGACGCACGTGGTGGGCGGCGGTCCTCCAACTGCTTACAATAAGACAGCACATCGAATGATGGCACCGTGGTATAGCGGACGCATGCCAGAAGGTGAGATGACCATTGCTCGGGCATTGCAGCAAAGCGGCTATGCGACTGGCCATTGTGGTAAGTGGCACATGGCGATTAATCACAACGCGTATCCTCAACCCGAACATCAGGGCTTTGACTGGACACGTCACAATTTGGGCACGACTAAACGCATGCCGAATCGTTTGACAGATTTTGCGACGCGTGAAGCGGGCGATCCGTATCAACTGGATGAGAATGGGTTCCCTTATCATCAGAACAGCGAGGATGCGATGGAGTTTGTCCGTGAGCATAAGGATCAACCTTTCTTCCTCTATTATGCGACATGGTTGGTGCATACGCCGATTCATACTCGCAGCGAGGAGTTGCTCCAAAAATATTGTAAGAAGCTTGGCGTTGAATTACCAGAAAACCCAAAAGAGTGGAAGGGTGAGGGACAAACCAATCCGTTCTACTGTGCGATGGTTGAAGAACTCGATTATTACGTGGGGCGTTTCTTGGACTACTTAAACACAACGGAAGACCCGCGCTGGCCAGGGCATATGTTGATTGAGAATACTTATCTGATCTTCACCTCTGACAATGGTGGTATGGAGCAACACCCTGGTGAGATCATCACCGATAATGCGCCGCTTGCTCGCGGCAAAATCTCCGCGATGGAAGGTGGCACACGTGTGCCGCTCATTATTACTGGTCCTGGGATTGATGCAGGAGTTCAGTCTGATGTCATGGTAAATGGCCTTGATTTTTTTCCGACGATACTCGCGTTGACAGGATCAAAGACACCTGCGGATAAGCAGTTTGATGGCATTGACATCAGTAATTTGCTCTTAACAGATCCAACCAACCCGTCACTCGTAAAAGAAGCAGACGGTTCTGTCCGCGACACCATGATGTGGCACTTCCCCAATAGTATCGCATTGGAAAGCACACTTCGTATCGGGGACTTTAAGCTGGTGCGTAATTATGACCACGTGAACAACAAACATTCGCCAGCGTTGGAGCTCTACCGCCTGTATAACACAACGAACGGCAAGCAAGAGCGTAGCGATATCGAAGAGGCTATTAACCTCGCAGATTCGATGCCTGAGAAGGCACAGGCAATGAACCAACGTTTGACGCAAGTGCTAGAAGAGATGCAGGCAAGCTACCCGTATTATAATCCGGACTACAAATTTGCGTTACCCAATAAGGAAAACGTCTGCACCATCCTCACGGGTGTGCAAGAGGGCGATACAGTGCGGTTCACTTATACGGAAAATGGCGCTAAGGTGGTGCGCGCCAATTTGCTCTATACACTCAATGGCGGTGATCGCTATGAGGAATGGTTTCGCACGCCTGCGGAAATTGTGTCAGAGGGGCAGGTCACTGCGCAGATCCCAGAGGGGGCTACACATGTCGTGATCAACTTAATCGACGAGAACCAATTCTTAGTCAGCTATCCTGAGGTGATCGATATGATGACTCGATCCAAGACCAAGGTGAATTATTCAGAGACAGCACTGCCCGTGCGTTAA